One window from the genome of Thermoanaerobacterium sp. PSU-2 encodes:
- a CDS encoding ABC transporter permease, with protein MIKLKFKHIFIVLKKELKDIFRDKKTWIVTILLPALFIPIMMYIVIGGAESISQQKVSDTKIAVIDEGDNQRFVNYLKSTGINVITDLQNPKESLEKGDIRTIVIIPSDFDKNIGEGKNTNLIIQVDKSNVKSANAESMIEGFIREYSNIIVKQRLIANGIDPKIIEPIVVKTENVASQSKMAGSFLSFIVPMLLTLWTATGGIGAAVDLAAGEKERGTLEPLLTTSASRLSIMAGKYLAVTAMALLSAVASLSGLFVSFVFNKDMVSLNADFKMGTTAIIVMFVAAFFTASIFAALELALSAYAKSFKEGQSYISPLVFIAIIPAYMVMYKMPNEIPAFYFALPVFGTISIFKDLLYGIVSMAHIGIFIVSSLVYISISVYLAAVMFKQEWALFRA; from the coding sequence GTGATAAAGTTGAAGTTTAAACATATTTTCATAGTTTTAAAAAAAGAGCTAAAAGATATTTTTAGAGATAAAAAGACATGGATAGTTACAATTCTTCTTCCTGCCTTGTTTATTCCTATAATGATGTATATAGTTATAGGTGGAGCAGAAAGCATATCTCAGCAAAAAGTAAGCGATACTAAAATAGCTGTTATAGATGAAGGTGATAATCAAAGATTCGTAAATTATTTAAAATCTACAGGAATAAATGTAATAACAGATCTACAAAATCCTAAAGAAAGTCTTGAGAAAGGTGATATACGAACGATTGTCATTATACCTTCTGATTTTGATAAAAATATAGGAGAGGGCAAGAACACCAATTTAATAATACAGGTCGACAAGTCGAATGTTAAATCTGCCAATGCAGAAAGCATGATTGAAGGATTTATAAGGGAATATTCAAACATCATCGTAAAACAAAGACTTATAGCAAATGGAATAGACCCTAAGATAATTGAGCCAATTGTGGTAAAGACAGAAAACGTAGCTTCACAGAGCAAAATGGCAGGGTCTTTTTTATCATTCATTGTGCCAATGCTTTTGACTTTATGGACAGCGACAGGGGGGATAGGAGCTGCCGTTGATTTGGCTGCTGGCGAGAAAGAAAGAGGGACTCTGGAACCTTTGCTTACGACTTCTGCGTCAAGACTTTCTATAATGGCAGGCAAATACTTAGCTGTAACAGCCATGGCGCTTCTCAGTGCTGTTGCTTCACTTTCAGGGTTATTTGTATCTTTTGTTTTTAATAAAGATATGGTATCTTTAAATGCCGATTTTAAAATGGGCACGACAGCAATAATTGTCATGTTCGTGGCTGCCTTTTTTACAGCATCAATATTTGCAGCTTTAGAACTTGCTTTAAGTGCATACGCAAAATCTTTTAAAGAAGGCCAGTCATATATTTCACCATTAGTGTTTATTGCGATAATTCCTGCATATATGGTCATGTATAAAATGCCTAATGAAATTCCCGCGTTTTACTTTGCACTACCTGTATTTGGGACTATTTCAATTTTTAAAGATTTGCTTTATGGGATTGTTAGTATGGCACACATAGGAATATTCATAGTTTCATCATTAGTATATATAAGTATTAGTGTATACTTAGCTGCTGTGATGTTTAAGCAGGAATGGGCCCTTTTTAGAGCGTAA
- a CDS encoding ATP-binding cassette domain-containing protein yields MIEVYGLTKMFKNIKAVDNLSFKVEEGEIYGLLGENGAGKTTTLRMLATMLKPTSGTVIINGKNLIKEPEDIRKEVGILFGGESGLYDRLTARENILYFAELHDMDKKEINKKIDMLIRKFDMTGFIDKAASKLSKGMKQKVAIVRSIIHDPKVMLFDEPTSGLDVGSVREVHDFIRLCKEEGKTIIFSSHSMSEVEKLCDKIGIIHKGKLIEEGTIGDLKEKYKTDNLEELFMELVGDKVEV; encoded by the coding sequence TTGATAGAAGTCTATGGTTTAACTAAAATGTTTAAAAACATTAAAGCAGTAGATAATTTAAGCTTTAAAGTCGAAGAAGGAGAAATATACGGGCTTTTGGGTGAAAATGGTGCAGGAAAAACCACTACTTTAAGGATGCTTGCTACGATGCTTAAGCCTACAAGTGGAACAGTCATTATAAATGGAAAAAACTTGATAAAAGAACCAGAAGATATAAGAAAAGAAGTAGGGATACTTTTTGGGGGAGAAAGCGGTTTATATGACAGGCTTACTGCAAGAGAAAATATACTTTATTTTGCAGAGCTTCACGATATGGATAAAAAAGAGATAAATAAAAAAATTGATATGTTAATACGCAAATTTGATATGACAGGATTTATTGATAAAGCAGCAAGCAAACTTTCAAAAGGAATGAAACAGAAAGTGGCGATTGTAAGGTCAATAATACACGATCCCAAGGTGATGCTTTTTGATGAGCCAACATCAGGATTGGATGTAGGTTCGGTACGAGAAGTGCACGATTTTATAAGGCTTTGTAAAGAAGAAGGAAAGACAATTATTTTTTCAAGTCACAGTATGTCAGAGGTAGAAAAGCTTTGTGACAAGATAGGTATAATACACAAAGGAAAACTTATAGAGGAAGGGACTATTGGAGATTTAAAGGAGAAATATAAAACAGATAATCTTGAAGAATTATTTATGGAATTGGTAGGTGATAAAGTTGAAGTTTAA
- a CDS encoding HlyD family efflux transporter periplasmic adaptor subunit — translation MIQSINELTDSREILESRPYPVASITVYIFLSIIISALIWSYFSEKEIVVKANGVIRPYEYETNILNKVTGNVQEIYVKDGQVVKQGDILYTIDHKVLDLQKSILEDQLKKTENEVENLKKLKKSILDGKNYFDKNSEEEYYYYKYMAFYIDRKSIENQVYAVNIQSQDIKDTINNLKLLEQAINQNVNNLNSDSSYYNQFVDYQMNINQKQEKIQQLQTEQDREITNAERTIFDAQQDLQNYLNQYNLNLKTNIEQNKAQLDQLNGEYVQTKDLQNTINNLNLLIQSINDNKNYLPTNSLYYYQFLDYQMNVQQYQYKINQLQNAYNIISQNQDALPTQVDDARTALNAAQQDLEIYKNQYIMNIKANIEQNEEKINQLQGIQAEIQSVENTINNLKLLQKSINDNSNYLSPDSSYYNQFLDYQLNIKQRQDKINELQDNASQQADDEKNAINSAKEELLSYQNQYMLNLKANIEQNETKLKELQANTGSINVEKFTFDTISQIDDNIEADENEIQKLKGDINNINLNIEDYIVKAPTDGTVNMIMNINKGDLLQSGTETVKIIPDKPEYKVQLYISNKDIANIKVGQNIKYHVLALPYQEYGDLTGKITKVGLDSRTDQQSGINYYDAEATINNKTMYSHSGEKGSIKVGMIVEAQVVTRKEKMLYYILEQLNLWN, via the coding sequence ATGATACAAAGTATAAATGAATTGACTGACAGTAGGGAAATTTTAGAATCAAGACCGTACCCTGTAGCAAGTATAACTGTATATATTTTTTTATCAATCATAATATCTGCATTAATATGGTCATATTTTAGTGAGAAAGAAATTGTAGTAAAGGCTAATGGTGTTATAAGACCATATGAATATGAGACAAACATATTGAACAAGGTAACTGGCAATGTTCAAGAGATATATGTTAAAGATGGACAAGTCGTAAAACAAGGGGATATTTTATATACAATTGACCATAAGGTCTTGGACTTACAAAAATCCATACTGGAGGATCAACTTAAAAAAACAGAAAATGAAGTTGAAAATTTGAAAAAACTAAAAAAAAGTATATTAGATGGTAAAAATTATTTTGATAAAAATTCTGAAGAAGAATATTATTATTACAAATATATGGCATTTTATATAGATAGAAAATCAATTGAAAATCAAGTTTATGCTGTTAACATACAATCTCAGGATATAAAAGATACCATAAATAACTTGAAACTTTTAGAACAAGCAATAAATCAAAATGTAAATAATTTGAATAGTGATAGTTCGTACTATAACCAATTTGTTGATTATCAGATGAATATAAATCAAAAGCAGGAAAAAATTCAACAATTACAAACTGAACAAGATAGAGAAATTACAAATGCTGAACGTACAATTTTTGATGCACAGCAAGATCTTCAAAATTATCTAAATCAATATAATTTAAATCTTAAAACTAATATAGAACAAAATAAGGCACAATTAGATCAATTAAATGGTGAATATGTTCAAACAAAAGATTTGCAAAATACAATCAATAATTTAAATCTCCTTATACAATCAATTAATGATAATAAAAACTATTTGCCAACGAATAGTCTATATTATTATCAATTTTTGGATTACCAGATGAATGTTCAGCAATATCAATATAAAATTAATCAATTGCAGAATGCGTATAATATTATATCTCAAAACCAAGATGCTTTGCCGACGCAGGTTGACGACGCAAGAACAGCTCTAAACGCTGCCCAGCAAGATCTTGAAATTTATAAGAACCAATATATTATGAATATTAAAGCAAATATTGAACAGAATGAGGAAAAGATAAACCAATTGCAAGGCATTCAAGCAGAAATACAGAGTGTTGAAAATACAATAAATAACTTAAAGCTTCTGCAAAAATCTATTAACGATAATTCAAATTATCTTTCACCTGATAGTTCCTATTATAATCAGTTTTTAGACTATCAGTTAAATATAAAGCAAAGGCAAGATAAAATTAATGAGTTACAAGATAACGCATCACAGCAGGCAGATGATGAAAAAAATGCCATAAATAGTGCTAAAGAGGAACTCTTAAGTTATCAAAATCAATATATGCTTAACCTTAAAGCAAATATAGAACAAAATGAGACTAAACTTAAAGAACTTCAAGCTAATACTGGTAGCATAAATGTTGAAAAATTTACGTTTGATACAATATCTCAGATAGATGACAATATTGAAGCTGATGAGAATGAGATTCAGAAATTAAAAGGTGATATTAATAATATAAATCTTAATATTGAGGACTATATAGTAAAAGCTCCTACAGACGGTACAGTTAACATGATTATGAATATAAATAAAGGAGATTTGTTACAAAGCGGTACGGAAACAGTTAAAATTATACCAGATAAACCTGAATATAAAGTTCAGCTTTATATTTCTAATAAAGATATTGCAAATATAAAAGTGGGGCAAAACATAAAATATCATGTTTTAGCTTTGCCTTATCAGGAATATGGTGATTTAACAGGTAAAATTACAAAAGTTGGATTAGATTCACGAACTGACCAGCAAAGCGGCATAAATTATTATGATGCAGAAGCAACTATTAACAATAAAACTATGTACAGCCATAGTGGTGAGAAAGGGAGCATTAAAGTCGGAATGATAGTGGAGGCGCAAGTTGTAACAAGAAAAGAAAAAATGCTGTATTATATTTTGGAACAGCTTAATTTATGGAATTAA
- a CDS encoding peptidase domain-containing ABC transporter: MNIFKRYMCIKQHDIKDCGAACLATISKQYGLKIPISKIREAAGTDKQGTSVYGLIKAAERLGFTAKGVKANKPEDIFGEFPLPAIAHVIVDGKLLHYVVIHKITKKELIIADPAKGVVKYTPQEFFKIWTGVLVLMVPTVKFRKGDETQGLFSRFFVLLKPQKRLIVNIFFASLLFTILGILSSFYFKFLMDSILPNNLTSTLNMLSIGIIILYIFKVLLNAFRTQLLIYLSQNIDIPLMLGYYNHVIELPMNFFDTREVGEIISRFNDASKIRDAISGATLTVMIDTLMAIAGAAILYSQNHMLFGITIIPVVLYAIIVWSFNKPLKNINRVTMENNAKLTSYLVESLNGIETVKAFNAEAKVNLETEKKFIKLMKSLFKNGWMSNFQSSLEGGIKAVFGVVLLWVGGNEVIHGRLTIGQLMTFNALLTYFLDPIENLINLQPQMQTAIVAADRLGEILDIEIEKSKDEDKKINPASLKGNIEFKNVSFRYGTRQLILDDINLYIPSGKKIALVGESGSGKTTLVKLLMNFYHCEKGEILINGYNIRDINLEVLRERIAYISQNTFLFNGTIKENLSLGIDNVDFEDIVEACKKAQIHDFINNLPLRYDTVIEENGSNLSGGQKQRIAIARALLKKPDIFIMDEATSNLDTTTEKAIHEMIYEFTKNVTVIIIAHRLSTIMKCDTIYVVDKGKIIESGTHEELMKFKGMYYELWKDQIPTQYVIENEMSSAELIGA; encoded by the coding sequence ATGAACATATTTAAGCGCTACATGTGCATAAAACAACACGATATAAAAGACTGTGGTGCTGCATGTCTTGCAACAATATCAAAGCAATATGGACTTAAAATACCTATATCAAAAATACGAGAAGCTGCAGGAACGGATAAACAAGGGACAAGTGTATATGGTCTGATAAAAGCAGCTGAAAGGCTTGGCTTTACGGCAAAAGGAGTTAAGGCGAATAAACCTGAAGATATTTTTGGCGAATTTCCACTGCCTGCTATAGCTCATGTAATTGTTGACGGAAAGCTTCTTCATTATGTTGTAATACATAAAATAACTAAAAAAGAATTGATTATTGCAGATCCTGCAAAAGGAGTTGTAAAATATACTCCTCAGGAATTTTTTAAAATATGGACAGGCGTATTAGTTTTGATGGTGCCGACAGTTAAATTTAGAAAAGGCGATGAAACACAGGGATTATTTTCGAGATTTTTTGTTCTACTGAAACCGCAGAAGAGATTGATAGTAAATATATTTTTTGCATCATTGTTATTTACAATATTAGGGATACTAAGCTCATTTTATTTTAAATTTTTGATGGATTCAATACTTCCAAATAATTTGACTAGTACTTTAAACATGCTTTCAATAGGAATTATCATTTTGTATATTTTTAAAGTTCTTTTAAATGCATTTAGAACACAGTTGCTTATATACTTAAGCCAAAATATAGATATACCATTAATGCTGGGATATTACAACCATGTTATTGAACTTCCTATGAATTTTTTTGATACAAGAGAAGTGGGAGAGATAATATCAAGATTCAATGATGCTTCAAAAATAAGGGATGCTATATCAGGAGCCACATTGACGGTAATGATTGATACGTTAATGGCCATTGCAGGTGCTGCTATTTTATACAGCCAGAATCATATGTTATTTGGTATAACTATAATTCCCGTAGTTTTATATGCTATCATTGTATGGTCTTTTAATAAACCTCTTAAAAATATAAACAGAGTGACGATGGAAAATAATGCAAAGCTGACATCGTATCTTGTAGAATCATTAAATGGGATCGAAACTGTAAAGGCTTTTAATGCAGAAGCGAAAGTGAACTTAGAGACTGAAAAGAAATTTATAAAATTAATGAAAAGTCTCTTTAAAAATGGATGGATGAGCAATTTTCAGTCTTCTTTGGAAGGCGGTATAAAAGCTGTTTTTGGTGTTGTACTTTTATGGGTTGGCGGAAATGAAGTTATACATGGCAGATTGACAATAGGTCAGCTTATGACATTTAATGCACTTCTTACATATTTTTTAGATCCCATTGAAAATCTTATAAATCTTCAACCTCAAATGCAAACAGCTATTGTAGCTGCTGATAGGCTAGGAGAAATATTGGACATTGAAATTGAAAAAAGCAAAGATGAAGATAAAAAAATAAACCCGGCATCGTTAAAAGGCAATATTGAATTTAAAAATGTTAGCTTTAGATATGGTACAAGGCAATTAATATTAGACGACATAAATCTTTATATTCCTTCTGGTAAGAAAATAGCACTTGTTGGCGAAAGTGGTTCAGGTAAGACAACTTTAGTAAAGCTTTTAATGAATTTTTATCATTGCGAAAAAGGCGAAATATTGATAAATGGATATAATATTAGGGACATAAATTTAGAAGTATTGAGAGAGAGAATAGCGTATATCTCGCAAAATACGTTTCTATTTAATGGTACTATTAAAGAAAATCTTTCATTGGGCATAGATAATGTCGACTTTGAAGACATAGTTGAGGCATGTAAAAAAGCGCAAATACATGATTTTATTAATAATTTGCCATTAAGATATGATACTGTAATTGAAGAAAATGGTTCAAACTTATCTGGAGGACAGAAGCAGAGGATTGCAATAGCCAGGGCACTTCTTAAAAAGCCTGATATATTTATAATGGACGAAGCGACAAGCAATCTTGATACTACTACAGAAAAAGCAATACACGAGATGATTTATGAATTTACGAAGAATGTAACAGTGATAATTATTGCACATAGATTAAGCACAATAATGAAGTGCGATACAATATATGTTGTTGATAAAGGGAAAATTATAGAAAGCGGTACACATGAAGAATTAATGAAGTTTAAAGGTATGTATTACGAACTGTGGAAAGATCAAATACCCACACAATATGTAATAGAGAATGAAATGTCATCGGCTGAATTGATAGGAGCGTGA
- a CDS encoding M48 family metalloprotease: MINYIIIICITILINIAISIFINKKILSMYNNKNLSIEYVLDKFIIMQEYYQWLVMVISLFALAFAIGKIMHYINIPKSMILSNIVVWGFIFFLAILNQIISHNTYKKLRNLQLSYWDDLKRVISYLLTIFIPYFIIAFFRINLIDKYNIEGLLQYVIFVIIILLINILYPHIIRFLIKAKPLRDTELKKILIDFLSKYDIHSLKIYEWPTVKTKEANALVAGIGGRYLFITDYLIKNLSVDELKAVIAHEIGHWKKRHLLKRILLIISVYYLFLYPTGNILDYLEVYRHINIPIPIGITVFILVFWLCIYLSLIIIRFQEYSADEYVIKSGIDVNTYISALLKLAKLNNNMIKLSKLREKFQDHPSIDNRIKHLRNVSDKIRSKLANFEQ; the protein is encoded by the coding sequence ATGATAAATTATATTATTATAATATGTATTACAATTTTAATTAATATAGCAATAAGCATATTTATAAATAAAAAAATATTAAGTATGTATAATAATAAAAATTTATCTATAGAATATGTTTTAGATAAATTTATAATTATGCAAGAATATTATCAATGGTTAGTAATGGTAATATCATTGTTTGCACTTGCATTTGCTATAGGAAAAATAATGCATTATATAAATATTCCCAAAAGTATGATTTTATCAAATATTGTTGTTTGGGGATTTATATTTTTCTTAGCAATATTAAATCAAATTATTTCACATAACACATATAAAAAATTGAGGAACCTTCAGCTAAGTTATTGGGATGATTTAAAAAGAGTGATAAGTTATTTATTAACAATATTTATTCCATATTTTATAATTGCTTTTTTCAGAATTAACTTGATAGATAAGTATAATATAGAAGGATTGTTACAATATGTTATATTTGTAATTATTATTTTACTTATAAATATTTTATATCCTCATATAATAAGGTTTTTAATAAAAGCAAAGCCATTAAGAGATACTGAATTAAAGAAGATATTAATAGATTTTTTGTCTAAATATGATATACATAGTTTAAAAATATATGAATGGCCTACTGTAAAAACTAAAGAAGCAAATGCATTAGTAGCTGGTATTGGTGGACGATATCTGTTTATCACAGATTATTTAATAAAAAATTTATCAGTTGACGAACTTAAAGCTGTAATTGCACATGAAATTGGACACTGGAAAAAGCGCCATCTTTTAAAAAGAATATTATTAATAATCTCTGTGTATTATTTATTTCTATATCCTACTGGTAATATATTGGATTATTTAGAAGTTTACAGACATATTAATATACCAATACCAATTGGAATTACTGTATTTATCTTAGTATTCTGGTTATGTATTTATTTGAGTCTTATAATTATTCGCTTTCAAGAATATTCTGCGGATGAGTATGTGATTAAAAGTGGAATTGATGTAAATACTTATATTTCTGCTTTATTAAAGCTTGCAAAGTTAAATAATAATATGATTAAATTAAGCAAATTAAGAGAAAAATTTCAAGACCATCCATCAATTGACAATCGTATAAAACATTTACGAAATGTATCAGATAAAATTAGAAGTAAGCTAGCTAACTTTGAACAATAA
- a CDS encoding Blp family class II bacteriocin — translation MEAVLPMNGFMELTEDDLMMIDGGAWSWKEFSRTTLAGAVGGGITGAFGGSMTLPVIGTVSGAVGGAIVGGLGGAVVYITTGWW, via the coding sequence ATGGAAGCAGTATTACCAATGAATGGATTTATGGAATTGACAGAAGATGACTTGATGATGATTGACGGTGGAGCCTGGTCATGGAAAGAATTTAGTAGAACTACACTTGCTGGAGCTGTTGGAGGTGGAATAACAGGAGCTTTTGGAGGAAGTATGACCTTACCAGTTATCGGTACAGTTTCAGGTGCAGTTGGAGGTGCAATAGTTGGAGGATTAGGTGGAGCTGTAGTTTACATTACCACTGGATGGTGGTAA
- a CDS encoding bacteriocin-type signal sequence: MPMNGFMELMEEDLMMIDGGVNLDRVFAGTATFLGATLAVAAMSEPIGWGVAITYWTLSAISGAYIGYGFATK, from the coding sequence ATGCCAATGAATGGGTTTATGGAATTGATGGAAGAGGACTTGATGATGATTGACGGCGGAGTTAATTTGGATAGAGTTTTTGCAGGAACCGCTACATTTTTAGGTGCAACATTGGCAGTTGCTGCTATGAGTGAACCAATTGGTTGGGGTGTAGCTATAACATATTGGACACTAAGTGCAATTTCGGGTGCATATATAGGGTATGGTTTTGCAACAAAATAG
- the tnpA gene encoding IS200/IS605 family transposase yields the protein MQNYRKSSHATYDLKYHIVWITKYRKPVLVGKIAERTRELIRMVCKNNEVEILSGHVSKDHIHILVSAPPHMSVSKLVQYIKGYSSRKLLMENKELNKQFWGQHLWARGYFAASSGNVTDEVIIEYIQNQDIEENQKNDNFTLGEF from the coding sequence ATGCAAAATTATAGAAAGTCGTCGCATGCTACATATGACCTAAAATATCATATAGTATGGATAACGAAATACAGAAAACCGGTATTGGTTGGAAAAATAGCAGAAAGAACAAGAGAACTAATAAGAATGGTATGTAAAAATAACGAAGTAGAAATATTATCAGGGCATGTATCAAAAGACCATATACATATACTAGTGTCAGCACCACCACATATGTCAGTAAGTAAGTTAGTGCAATATATAAAAGGATATAGTTCAAGAAAGTTACTAATGGAAAATAAGGAGCTTAACAAACAATTCTGGGGACAACATTTATGGGCACGAGGATATTTTGCAGCAAGTAGTGGTAATGTAACAGATGAAGTGATAATAGAGTATATACAAAATCAAGACATAGAAGAAAATCAAAAGAATGATAATTTTACTTTAGGCGAGTTTTAA